The Microbacterium sp. SORGH_AS_0428 genome contains the following window.
ACGTGGACCAAGGACGTCAAGGCGGCCATGAGCAATCTGCGGATGGACGCGAAGTTCGCCCAGCGCAACGTCAACGAGGGGTTCTCGGGCGGCGAGAAGAAGCGTCACGAGATCCTGCAGCTCGAGCTGCTCAAGCCGAAGGTCGCCATCCTGGATGAGACCGACTCGGGCCTCGACGTCGACGCGCTGAAGATCGTGTCCGAGGGCGTGAACCGCGCCAAGGCCGAGACCGACCTCGGTGTCCTGCTCATCACGCACTACACGCGCATCCTCAACTACATCCGCCCCGACTTCGTGCACGTGCTCGTCAACGGCCGGGTCGCCGAAGAGGGCGGTCCCGAGCTCGCTGAGCGTCTCGAGAACGAGGGATACGACCGGTTCCTCGAGCCGGGTGTGCAGGCCGGCGCGTAGGATTCGACTATGACCGCGACGATCACCCCGGAGAAGTACGACGAGGTCACCGAGGCTCTCAAGGACGTCATGGACCCCGAACTGGGTGTCAACGTCGTCGACCTGGGTCTCATCTACGACCTCGCGTGGGACGACGAGAACGACGCTCTCGTGATCCACATGACGCTGACCTCCGCGGGGTGTCCGCTGACGGACGTGCTCGAGGAGCAGACGGCACAGGCGTTGGATTCCGTCGTCGAGCGATTCCGCATCAACTGGGTCTGGATGCCGCCGTGGGGCCCGGAGCGGATCACGGACGACGGTCGCGACATGATGCGGGCCCTCGGCTTCGCCATCTGACTGCGCTCGATAGGCTCGTTCGGTGCCGATCGAACCCCTTCGTGCCCTGTCCCTCGCCGAGTTGCGTCAGCGCCGGAGTGCGAAGTGGCGGTCCTACCCGGACGATGTGATTCCGCTGTTCGTCGCTGAGACGGACTACCCGTTGGCGCCCGCGATCAGCGCCGCGCTCCACGAGGCCGTCTCGCGCGGGGACACCGGCTACACGCCGGCTGATCCGGGCGTCGCTGCCGCGTACAGCGCTTTCGCCGCGCGGCGTCTGGGATGGTGTCCGGATCCAGACCGGATGCGGATCACGGGAGACGTCATCATGGGCGTCGTCGAGATCCTGCGCCGGGTCATCGTGCCCGGCGATCGTGTCGTGATCACGCCTCCCGTGTACCCACCGTTCTTCGAAGCGGTGCCGGAAGCGGGCGGTGTGGCCCAGTCGGTGCCGCTGCGCGACACCGGAGACGGCTGGGAGCTGGATCTGGAGGGGATAGAAGACGCGTTCCGGGAGGGCGCGCGAGCCGTTCTGCTGTGCAATCCGCACAACCCCACCGGAACGATCCATTCTGCGGGCGCGCTGCGTACGCTGGCGGAGCTCGCCGTGCGCTACCGAGCCGTCGTGGTCAGCGACGAGATCCATGCGCCCCTGCCACGGGCCGGCAACATCGTCACCCCGTTCCTCTCCGTCTCGGATGCCGCCGCGCGATGCGGGTACGCCGTCGTCTCCGCGAGCAAGGCGTTCAATCTGGCGGGTCTGAAGTGCGCGATCATGGTGGCCGCGGACGACCGGACGCACGCGATCCTGCGCTCGCTTCCGGACGAGGTGTCGTGGCGTACGGGGCTCTTCGGTGCCCTCGCGACAGTGGCCGCGCTCTCACCCGAATCCGATCCCTGGCTGGATGCGCAAGCGGTCGCCATCGATGCGAACGCAGATCTCCTGCGCACGTTGCTCTTGACGCATCTGCCCTATGCGGGCT
Protein-coding sequences here:
- the sufC gene encoding Fe-S cluster assembly ATPase SufC; translated protein: MSVLEIRDLHVTVETDEGTTPILNGVTLTIRTGETHAIMGPNGSGKSTLAYTIAGHPKYTVTGGSITLDGEDVLEMTVDERARAGLFLAMQYPVEVPGITVTNFLRTAKTAIDGEAPAIRTWTKDVKAAMSNLRMDAKFAQRNVNEGFSGGEKKRHEILQLELLKPKVAILDETDSGLDVDALKIVSEGVNRAKAETDLGVLLITHYTRILNYIRPDFVHVLVNGRVAEEGGPELAERLENEGYDRFLEPGVQAGA
- a CDS encoding metal-sulfur cluster assembly factor, yielding MTATITPEKYDEVTEALKDVMDPELGVNVVDLGLIYDLAWDDENDALVIHMTLTSAGCPLTDVLEEQTAQALDSVVERFRINWVWMPPWGPERITDDGRDMMRALGFAI
- a CDS encoding aminotransferase class I/II-fold pyridoxal phosphate-dependent enzyme, which encodes MPIEPLRALSLAELRQRRSAKWRSYPDDVIPLFVAETDYPLAPAISAALHEAVSRGDTGYTPADPGVAAAYSAFAARRLGWCPDPDRMRITGDVIMGVVEILRRVIVPGDRVVITPPVYPPFFEAVPEAGGVAQSVPLRDTGDGWELDLEGIEDAFREGARAVLLCNPHNPTGTIHSAGALRTLAELAVRYRAVVVSDEIHAPLPRAGNIVTPFLSVSDAAARCGYAVVSASKAFNLAGLKCAIMVAADDRTHAILRSLPDEVSWRTGLFGALATVAALSPESDPWLDAQAVAIDANADLLRTLLLTHLPYAGFRPPEAGYLGWVDLSACGWGDAPARRILREARVAVHSGPAFGAGGAGHIRLTLGCAPEVLTEAIERIAVLV